A stretch of DNA from Falsibacillus albus:
TTCGATTAAGTTCGGCACGTCATGTGCCAACATCGCACGACCTCACTTTGTGTGGGTCCCCTCGGAAAGCGAGCATCCTGAAGCGGAAACCAACCTTACAAAACCTTTGATGAATGGCAACAAACCTTAAGAAAAGAGCGTACTAGAAAGAGCTTCAAAGAAAAATAGATGTGAAGGGGATATGTATGTTTGATCCGACTGCATATGAAAACATGAAGGTTGTGCTTGAAGGGGCAGTTTATGATTTAGATTTAAGCGGAAAAATCAAGGTGACGAATCGAAAAGACATCATTGATCTAGCTTCGCTTTCTCGGCAATATGAACTTCAATATACATTGGATGTCAATAATGGGATTTCAGTCTTGTTTCGAATTGAAGCGAAACTGGAACAAATGGCGGCAGAGCTTTTAAATGACAAGCCTCCTTCACAGGCAGGTGTTTACGCATTTATCGAATTTATGGGCAGTGTGGAATCTTTTACGGAAAGCCATTGCACGATGATCAAAGAGATGTGGGGATCCAATCGGGAAATGGAAGAAATAATGATTGTCCATTCTTCAAAGCCCGCTGTTCGAAAGGCAAGGTTGGATTTTCATCGTATCATCACAGAGGAAATGATCGATGATATACTCGAAATGGTCAATCATACAGTTAAAACATTGTCCGCAATGAGATAAATGATTTCATTTAAACCAGGCCATTTCAATAATGTGTTCTGATTGGATTGCCGTAAATGATAAAGGGGGATTTCACATGAAGGTGGCCTGGGTGACCGATAGTACTGCATGTATAGATGAAGAACTCCGATTACTCCCTAATCTATATGTTATGCCAATGACGATCTTATTGGATGAAGAAGAATTCTTGGATGGAGTGGACCTTTGCTCAGAAGAGCTATTTGAAAGATTGAAGACATTAAAAGGGCCCCCAAAATCTTCACAGCCTTCCTTGGGAGCATTTCTTGAAGTATATCGAGACCTTAGCGGGAAGTATGATCATGTTGTATCCATCCATGTATCCTCTCATTTCAGCGGGACATACTCATCCGCCCTGCAAGCTTCGAAAATGATCGACCTGCCCATTACAGTGGTGGATTCCAGAATCCTTTCCTATCCCCTATCTTTCTTGATAAAAAGAGGGATAAAGTGGCTCGAAGAAGGTTTTTCGTTGGAAGAAATGCTGCAAAAGGTCGAGAAATTAATTAAAGCAAATGAAACCTATGTCCTTGTCGGCAGTCTGGAACAGCTCCATAGAAGCGGAAGAATGAATGGGCTGCAATTCTATCTTGGGAGCTTGTTGAAGATTAAACCAATACTCTCCATTGAAGATGGCATACTGAGCGTAAAGGACAAGGTCCGAAGTAATCAAAAGGCGCTCGAAAGAATCATCCAATATTTGAAGGCAAGTATGATCGAATCCAATATAAGCGAAGTCTATGTATTGTACGGATTAAATGATGCAGAGGCGAAAAAATGGCAGGAATATTTAAACATTGTCATCCCGGGGGTTAAATGCACCTTTCATCCGCTGGGGGCTGTTATCGGCCTGCATGCAGGCGAAAATACCATCGGGATTAGCTGGTATGCACAATGAATGAAGCTGACACTTTTGTCAGCTTTTTCAATTGAGTAAAAGAATATTATTTTTCTAATGGCCGTTCAAAGAAAGATGTTACTGACAATTTTTATAATTTTTATATACCATTTGGTTTTGATTGAAGCGGAAGACGCGAGACTCTGAAGGAATCAACGGGCAAAGGAGGGGGCTCATCGTCCGTCGGAAAACGAGCATCCTGCATTGGAAATATAGGAACAAATCTTCCGAAACGAGCCTTACTCTAAATTGTTGTATTTGTTGCAAAAGATTATATAAATACGGCCAATCAGAAAGAGCAGGTTGTTAAAGATTCAAGTAATTTCATGTTAGAATAATAAGCACAGATGGAGGAGCTGCAGATGAATATTATTGAAAGAACCGAAGAATTTGTGCGTTTGAAATTGGGACATGACACATCCGGCCATGATTGGCACCATGTCGACCGAGTGCGGAAAATGGCATTATACATAGCAGAGAAAGAAAGAAAAGGAGATTTGTTTATTATTGAAATGGCAGCTTTGCTCCATGATATTGCCGATGACAAACTATATGAAAACCCTGAAGACGGTTATAAGATCCTCTTGGATTGGCTTGAATCGTGCAGATTAAATCGACAACAGATGGAAAGCATCCTTTCAATCATCAATACCATTTCATTCAAAGGAGGAAATGAAGCGGAATTAAACCATATAGAAGCGCAGATTGTCAGGGATGCAGATCGGCTAGATGCACTTGGTGCGATAGGCATTGCCCGGACCTTTGCGTATGGAGGGAAGAAAGGAGCACCGCTGTATGATCCATCCCTTCCAGTCCGAAAGGATATGACAGTAGAGGAATACCGTAATGGAAAATCCTCTTCGATTCATCATTTTTATGAAAAGTTATTGCTATTAAAAGACAAAATGCATACAAAGACAGCTAAGGAACTTGCCCAAAAAAGACATCATGTGATGGAGGATTTCCTGAAGCAATTTTACACAGAATGGAATGGTAGCGAATGAAGATGTTATCTGTAGAGCATTTATCCAAATCTTATGGGGAAAAGGAATTGTTTAATGATATCTCTTTTACAATTTCAGAAAAAAACAGGATAGGGCTCATTGGGGTCAATGGCACAGGGAAATCCAGTCTATTGAAATTGATCGCGGGAATCGATCTGCCCGATTCAGGTGAAACGATGCAGCCAAAAGACTACTCGATCGGCTACTTATCACAGGATCCTGAAGTACATAGCGATATGACGGTTTTAGAACAGGTATTCCAGAGCGAAGCGGTCGTGATCAAGCTATTGAAATCATATGAGGAGGCATTATTGAGACTTGAACAAAACCCAGGCGATACCGGTTTGCAGGAATCATTATTTGCTTTACAGAAGCAAATGGATGCTCATCAAGCTTGGGAAGCAAGCTCGGCTGCCAAAACAATCCTAACCAAATTAGGCATTATTGAATTCAACAAAAAAATGGGGGAGCTTTCAGGCGGTCAAAAAAAACGTGTTGCGTTGGCACAGGTATTGATTGAATCTCCTGATTTGCTGATTTTGGATGAGCCGACGAATCACTTGGACTACCAATCTGTAAAATGGCTTGAAGAATATTTATCAAAATACAGCGGAGCGCTATTGCTTGTCACCCATGATCGTTATTTTCTTGATTCTGTGACCAATCGAATATTCGAGCTTGACGGCGGATCCTTATATGAATACAAAGGGAATTATCAGGATTTTGTCGAAGCCAAGGCTGTCCGTGAAGAACAAATGGAGGCAGCTGAAGAAAAGAGGAGGAACCTATTCCGCAATGAACTAGCCTGGATGAGAAGAGGGGCAAAGGCAAGGACGACAAAGCAGAAGGCGAGGATCCAAAGATTCGAACAGCTTGATTCACAGATCGGCCATTTGCCGAATAAGGAACAGGTCGATATCGCCATGAAGGGAAGCAGGCTCGGGAAACAAGTGCTTGAGTTCAAATCCGCCAATAAGACCTTTGATCAAAAAGAGATACTTGTTGATTTTAATTGGCTGGTGAAGCCGGGCGACAGATTTGGAATCGTCGGGAAGAATGGCAGCGGGAAATCAACCCTTCTAAATATCATAACCGGTAACATTCCTCTTGACAGTGGTGAGATTTCCTTGGGGCAGACGGTGAAAGTTGCCTACTTTCAGCAAAATCACGATGAAATCAATGAAGATATGAGGATGATTGAGTATCTGCGGGAATCAGGTGATGTGATTGAAACGACGGATGGTGAGAAAATTTCAGCTGCACAAATGTTGGAGCGGTTTTTATTCCCGATGCACACCCATGGCACATTGATCAGAAAGCTCTCAGGAGGGGAAAAAAGAAGGCTGTATTTATTGAAGCTTTTAATGGAAAGACCGAATGTTCTGTTGCTGGATGAACCGACCAATGATTTGGATACGCAGACTTTGACGGTACTGGAGGATTACATCCTTGAATTTGCTGGAGTGGTCATTACCGTTTCGCATGACCGCTACTTTCTTGATAAGACGGCGAATCAGCTCCTTGTATTTAATGGAAATGGGCAAATAGAATCCTTCTACGGTACATATAGTGAGTATCTGGAAAAGGTTTCTCAGGAACTAAAGGACCAGGAAAAGTACAAGGAAAATAAAGGCAAAAAAGAACTGGCAAAGGATGAAACGCAAACAAAGAAAAAGAAAATGACATATATGGAGAAGAAAGAATGGGAACAAATCGAATCCAATATTGCAAATATTGAGGAGAAATTGGAAAATTCCCAAAATGAACTGCAAAATATCGGAAGCGATTTTGATCGGGCAAGGATCCTGATGGAAGAAATCGATAAATTGAACGAAGAATTAGAGAATTTGATCGAGAGATGGTCTTACTTATCCGAATTGGCAGACTGATGTCTTCTATTTAAATTTTCCTTAGTGGATATGGTACAATGTAGTCGAAAGTGTTTGGAAAGGAACGTGTTGAAATGAACATTAAATCCATTGAACCTACACCAAGTCCCAATACGATGAAAATCATATTAGATCAAGAACTCCCTGCTGGAAAAAGCAATAATTATAAAAAAGATGCTGCAGAAGGTGCTCCGCCATTACTAAAGGATATTCTAACCGTTGATGGAGTAAAAGGAGTCTACCATGTGGCAGATTTCCTTGCGGTTGAAAGAAATCCAAAATTTGATTGGCAGGACATTTTACCTGCAGTACGCAAAGCGTTTGGAGAGGAAACAACTACAGGAGCAAGCAATGGAAAGCCGGATGAGCATTTCGGCGAAGTAAACGCTTCTGTTTTATTTTTCAAAGGGATACCGATGCAGATCAAGTTAAATGATGGGCAGCAAGAAAAACGATATGGATTGCCTGATTTTTATGCGAATGCTGTGGATGAAGCGCAAAATGAAGGAGACAACGTCGTCCTTCTGAGAAAATGGAAGGATTACGGAATAAGATATGGAGAACTGGATCAAATCGGCCAAGAGCTCACAGAAGAAATTTTAGCAGCTTACCCTTCAGATCGAGTGGAAAATTTGATTAAAGACTCCAAACAGCCTGAACTTCAAAACAGAAAGGCAGCTAAAAGCAAAATTAAGCTTACAATTGAAATGCTTAATGATCCTGATTGGAAGAAGAGATATCAACTTTTGGATCAAATGGATGACCCGACATTGGAGGACCTTCCTGTACTGAAAATGGCGCTGCACGATGAAAAACCAGCAATCAGGCGGCTTGCGGTCGTTTACTTGGGCATGATCGAGAATAAGCAGGTCCTCCCATATCTTTATGATGGGCTGAAGGATAAAACAGTGATGGTGCGTCGCACTGCAGGAGATTGTTTATCCGATTTAGGTTTTGCTGAGGCAATGGAGCCCATGATGGAGGCCCTGAAAGATCCGAGTAAGATTGTCCGTTGGAGAGCAGCTATGTTCTTATACGAAACTGGAAATGAAAAAGCCCTTCCTGCATTGAAAAATGCTGAGAACGATCCTGAATTTGAAGTGAAGCTTCAGGTAATGATGGCGATTGAACGGATTGCAGGCGGTGAAGAAGCCAAAGGTTCAGTCTGGAAACAAATGACCGAAGCCCGTGAAGTAAATAAAAAGGAGGAATAACCACATGTCAATGGCATACGAAGAATATATGAAACAAATGGTTAAACCGATGAGAGCTGAGCTGACACGCGCTGGCTTTAAGGAGTTATTGAGTGCAGAAGAAGTCGAAGAATTCATGGAAAAGGCAGTTGGAACCACTTTGGTGGTGGTAAATTCGGTTTGCGGCTGTGCAGCTGGGCTGGCAAGGCCATCTGCCACTCAATCCATTGTGGTATCAGAAAAAGCACCAGACAACCTGGTGACTGTTTTTGCCGGACAGGATAAAGAGGCAACAGAAAAGATGCGGAGCTATTTCAAAGGATATGAGCCTTCATCTCCTTCAATGGCCTTATTAAAGGGCAAAGAAGTGGTTCATTTCATCCCTCGTGAAGAAATTGAAGACCATGCGATGGAAGACATCATCCACAACTTGACGACAGCCTACCATAAGCATTGTTAATAATCCGGGATGCCAAATAATGGCATCCTGATTTTTATGATGGATCCTTTGTAGTTTGATTTTTTCTAAGACTGTTTTCAAAAGCATTCTTTCTCAAAGATTGTTGTTTTTAACTGTTTTTCTTTAAAATAACTCATCATATGTTATTGATTGGTGCGGAAGGTGCGAGACTCCGGAGGGATCAGCGGGTCAGTTGGAAAAGCTGCTT
This window harbors:
- a CDS encoding ABC-F family ATP-binding cassette domain-containing protein yields the protein MKMLSVEHLSKSYGEKELFNDISFTISEKNRIGLIGVNGTGKSSLLKLIAGIDLPDSGETMQPKDYSIGYLSQDPEVHSDMTVLEQVFQSEAVVIKLLKSYEEALLRLEQNPGDTGLQESLFALQKQMDAHQAWEASSAAKTILTKLGIIEFNKKMGELSGGQKKRVALAQVLIESPDLLILDEPTNHLDYQSVKWLEEYLSKYSGALLLVTHDRYFLDSVTNRIFELDGGSLYEYKGNYQDFVEAKAVREEQMEAAEEKRRNLFRNELAWMRRGAKARTTKQKARIQRFEQLDSQIGHLPNKEQVDIAMKGSRLGKQVLEFKSANKTFDQKEILVDFNWLVKPGDRFGIVGKNGSGKSTLLNIITGNIPLDSGEISLGQTVKVAYFQQNHDEINEDMRMIEYLRESGDVIETTDGEKISAAQMLERFLFPMHTHGTLIRKLSGGEKRRLYLLKLLMERPNVLLLDEPTNDLDTQTLTVLEDYILEFAGVVITVSHDRYFLDKTANQLLVFNGNGQIESFYGTYSEYLEKVSQELKDQEKYKENKGKKELAKDETQTKKKKMTYMEKKEWEQIESNIANIEEKLENSQNELQNIGSDFDRARILMEEIDKLNEELENLIERWSYLSELAD
- a CDS encoding BrxA/BrxB family bacilliredoxin produces the protein MSMAYEEYMKQMVKPMRAELTRAGFKELLSAEEVEEFMEKAVGTTLVVVNSVCGCAAGLARPSATQSIVVSEKAPDNLVTVFAGQDKEATEKMRSYFKGYEPSSPSMALLKGKEVVHFIPREEIEDHAMEDIIHNLTTAYHKHC
- a CDS encoding conserved virulence factor C family protein; this translates as MNIKSIEPTPSPNTMKIILDQELPAGKSNNYKKDAAEGAPPLLKDILTVDGVKGVYHVADFLAVERNPKFDWQDILPAVRKAFGEETTTGASNGKPDEHFGEVNASVLFFKGIPMQIKLNDGQQEKRYGLPDFYANAVDEAQNEGDNVVLLRKWKDYGIRYGELDQIGQELTEEILAAYPSDRVENLIKDSKQPELQNRKAAKSKIKLTIEMLNDPDWKKRYQLLDQMDDPTLEDLPVLKMALHDEKPAIRRLAVVYLGMIENKQVLPYLYDGLKDKTVMVRRTAGDCLSDLGFAEAMEPMMEALKDPSKIVRWRAAMFLYETGNEKALPALKNAENDPEFEVKLQVMMAIERIAGGEEAKGSVWKQMTEAREVNKKEE
- a CDS encoding DegV family protein, yielding MKVAWVTDSTACIDEELRLLPNLYVMPMTILLDEEEFLDGVDLCSEELFERLKTLKGPPKSSQPSLGAFLEVYRDLSGKYDHVVSIHVSSHFSGTYSSALQASKMIDLPITVVDSRILSYPLSFLIKRGIKWLEEGFSLEEMLQKVEKLIKANETYVLVGSLEQLHRSGRMNGLQFYLGSLLKIKPILSIEDGILSVKDKVRSNQKALERIIQYLKASMIESNISEVYVLYGLNDAEAKKWQEYLNIVIPGVKCTFHPLGAVIGLHAGENTIGISWYAQ
- a CDS encoding HD domain-containing protein, with product MNIIERTEEFVRLKLGHDTSGHDWHHVDRVRKMALYIAEKERKGDLFIIEMAALLHDIADDKLYENPEDGYKILLDWLESCRLNRQQMESILSIINTISFKGGNEAELNHIEAQIVRDADRLDALGAIGIARTFAYGGKKGAPLYDPSLPVRKDMTVEEYRNGKSSSIHHFYEKLLLLKDKMHTKTAKELAQKRHHVMEDFLKQFYTEWNGSE